In Granulicella tundricola MP5ACTX9, a single genomic region encodes these proteins:
- the rfbA gene encoding glucose-1-phosphate thymidylyltransferase RfbA — MKGIILAGGSGTRLHPVTQAISKQLLPVYDKPMIYYPLSALMLAGIRDILIISTPNDTPRFEQLLGDGARWGLNLQYAIQPSPDGLAQAFLVGKDFLAGEGCCLVLGDNIFYGHDFARSLREAAAQPYGATVFAYAVNDPERYGVVEFDASRRAISLEEKPLKPKSRYAVTGIYFYDPQVVEIAENLKPSPRGELEITDINRWYLERGELRTELLGRGIAWLDTGTHDSLLDASNFIQTLEHRQGLKVACPEEIAYRLGYIDADQLRTLAARFGKSTYGSYLTHLLEEAIY, encoded by the coding sequence ATGAAAGGCATCATCCTCGCCGGAGGCTCCGGCACTCGCCTCCACCCCGTCACCCAGGCCATCTCCAAGCAGCTCCTGCCCGTCTACGACAAGCCGATGATCTACTACCCTCTTTCGGCTCTCATGCTCGCCGGTATCCGCGACATCCTCATTATCTCCACCCCCAACGATACCCCGCGTTTCGAGCAGCTGCTCGGCGACGGCGCGCGCTGGGGTCTTAACTTGCAGTACGCCATCCAGCCCTCGCCCGACGGCCTCGCCCAGGCCTTCCTCGTCGGCAAGGATTTCCTCGCCGGTGAGGGCTGCTGCCTAGTCCTCGGCGACAACATCTTCTACGGCCACGACTTCGCCCGCAGCCTCCGCGAAGCCGCAGCCCAACCCTACGGTGCCACCGTCTTCGCCTACGCGGTCAATGATCCTGAACGCTACGGGGTGGTGGAGTTCGACGCCAGTCGCCGCGCCATCTCGCTCGAAGAAAAACCCCTCAAGCCCAAATCGCGCTACGCCGTCACCGGAATCTACTTCTACGATCCCCAGGTGGTAGAGATCGCCGAAAACCTCAAGCCCTCGCCGCGCGGCGAGCTCGAAATCACCGACATCAACCGCTGGTATCTGGAGCGCGGCGAACTCCGCACCGAGCTCCTCGGCCGCGGCATCGCATGGCTTGATACCGGCACCCATGACTCCCTGCTCGACGCCTCGAACTTCATCCAGACCCTAGAGCACCGCCAGGGCCTCAAGGTCGCCTGCCCTGAAGAGATCGCCTATCGCCTTGGCTACATCGACGCCGATCAGCTCCGCACCCTCGCCGCCCGTTTCGGCAAGAGCACTTACGGCAGCTATCTCACCCACCTGCTCGAAGAGGCCATCTACTAA
- a CDS encoding lipopolysaccharide biosynthesis protein: protein MLTTQESVPPETLKSTFDAQELKKRSVQGGLLVMGAQAAKFVIKFGSAIVVARLLTPADFGMVAMVSPILGFLSTFNDLGFGQAIVQSPDITKEQISALFWRNMLISAGLAILLSLIAPLASKLYHEPRTTPLLMAMGGMLILATLGLVPNALLKREMRFGPLSAIDVAGLLIGTGVTIAAAAKGFSYWSLVIGQVATSLAGLVLAFMYTRWIPTRTLKAEKLGAFMRFGANLTLVNVATYFSMTADNMIVGAVSGKVQLGLYDRSYTLTIGPLNQLLSPISQVSVPLLSRLQDKPELYKTSYKHMLRIALTLTMPAMLFCVMTAKHLVPLMLGPKWTLAAPIFAWVCFGGLIAPLFSSTGWIFSTQNRTDEQMKASVATAFISIISFAIGVHWGAVGVACVSSLSFTFIQMPLMLYVMTRKGVITLPDVVQTLIPFIITTLLVAIPLYWMRSAWTLPQMVGLLLLSYSLFVVLLMMLPGGRDFVKMLRNIRGTLRPS from the coding sequence ATGTTGACTACCCAAGAAAGTGTTCCCCCTGAAACACTCAAGTCGACCTTTGATGCGCAAGAATTAAAAAAACGGTCCGTTCAAGGCGGTCTGCTCGTTATGGGTGCGCAGGCTGCGAAATTTGTGATTAAGTTTGGGTCCGCCATTGTGGTTGCTAGGCTGCTCACCCCGGCCGACTTTGGCATGGTAGCGATGGTATCTCCCATCTTGGGCTTCCTGAGTACCTTCAATGATCTTGGCTTTGGGCAAGCTATCGTCCAGTCACCTGACATCACCAAAGAGCAGATATCTGCTCTTTTCTGGCGCAATATGCTGATTAGCGCAGGGCTGGCAATTTTACTCAGCTTGATCGCGCCGCTGGCATCCAAGCTGTACCATGAGCCGCGTACGACCCCGCTCCTAATGGCTATGGGTGGAATGCTTATTCTCGCCACTCTTGGACTTGTTCCTAATGCGCTACTGAAACGAGAGATGCGGTTTGGACCCCTTTCCGCTATTGATGTGGCAGGCCTTCTGATTGGGACGGGTGTCACCATCGCGGCTGCGGCAAAAGGCTTCAGCTACTGGTCTCTGGTAATCGGCCAAGTTGCAACTTCGTTGGCCGGTCTCGTACTTGCCTTTATGTATACTCGATGGATTCCTACGCGGACTCTCAAGGCTGAGAAGCTAGGCGCATTTATGCGCTTCGGAGCGAATCTCACGCTGGTTAATGTGGCGACGTATTTCAGCATGACAGCAGACAATATGATTGTGGGCGCCGTGTCAGGCAAAGTGCAACTTGGTCTTTATGATCGGAGCTACACGCTTACGATTGGCCCTCTTAATCAGCTTCTGTCGCCAATCAGCCAGGTTTCCGTTCCCCTGCTTTCGCGGCTGCAGGATAAGCCAGAACTTTACAAAACCAGCTATAAACACATGCTACGCATAGCACTGACTCTTACCATGCCTGCAATGCTGTTCTGTGTGATGACGGCGAAGCATCTCGTTCCACTGATGCTGGGACCCAAGTGGACGCTTGCGGCTCCGATTTTTGCATGGGTATGCTTCGGCGGCTTGATAGCACCCTTATTCTCAAGCACAGGATGGATCTTTTCCACGCAGAATCGCACGGACGAGCAGATGAAGGCCTCCGTGGCAACCGCGTTCATAAGCATCATCTCCTTTGCGATTGGTGTGCATTGGGGAGCTGTGGGTGTCGCATGTGTGTCTTCCCTTTCCTTCACGTTTATTCAAATGCCATTGATGCTCTATGTCATGACGCGGAAGGGTGTCATTACCTTGCCCGACGTTGTGCAGACTTTGATTCCGTTCATCATCACCACATTGCTGGTCGCGATTCCGCTTTATTGGATGCGGTCTGCCTGGACGCTTCCCCAAATGGTCGGCCTCCTGCTCCTGAGCTATAGTCTGTTTGTCGTCCTGCTAATGATGCTCCCGGGCGGACGTGACTTTGTAAAAATGTTGCGCAATATTAGGGGAACGTTACGGCCATCCTGA
- a CDS encoding glycosyltransferase gives MEPIVYQQEPSTSIYLRHSHLTFAMYLRLFMTEYLDPSLEEVLYLGSDIIICCEIDDLWSFPSGMLISEQPPSHTMIASELHRTL, from the coding sequence TTGGAGCCCATCGTCTATCAACAGGAGCCAAGTACGAGCATTTATCTACGCCACAGTCATCTGACATTTGCGATGTACCTCCGGCTGTTCATGACAGAATACCTAGATCCCAGTCTGGAGGAGGTCCTGTACCTGGGTAGCGACATTATCATCTGTTGCGAAATCGATGATCTTTGGTCATTCCCCTCGGGGATGCTTATATCGGAGCAGCCCCCGAGCCATACGATGATTGCCAGCGAGCTCCACCGAACTTTGTGA
- the rfbC gene encoding dTDP-4-dehydrorhamnose 3,5-epimerase codes for MTISMVYLCDHSVMRVIDTPLQDVKLLRPKQYPDERGWFSEVFTGKGFSALGLPEHFVQENQSYSSRGVLRGLHYQLGKQQGKLVRVLSGTIWDVAVDLRPGSPDFGQWAGFELTGDELELLWIPEGFGHGFLVTSESANVLYKTTGYYYPAGERCIRWDDPSLKIDWPLEGLGVPNISAKDATGSYMSQAELPPAYLPK; via the coding sequence ATGACGATTAGCATGGTCTATTTGTGTGATCATAGCGTTATGCGAGTCATTGATACACCGTTGCAGGATGTAAAGTTGCTACGGCCAAAACAGTACCCCGATGAACGGGGTTGGTTTTCAGAGGTCTTCACTGGCAAGGGTTTCTCGGCATTGGGGCTGCCGGAGCACTTCGTTCAGGAAAATCAATCCTACTCAAGCCGAGGTGTCCTCCGTGGTCTGCATTATCAACTCGGCAAGCAACAGGGCAAGCTCGTGCGTGTGCTCTCTGGCACGATTTGGGATGTCGCTGTTGACTTACGCCCTGGTTCACCGGATTTTGGTCAGTGGGCTGGTTTCGAATTGACAGGTGATGAGCTGGAGCTCCTCTGGATTCCTGAGGGCTTCGGCCATGGTTTCCTTGTTACGTCTGAGTCCGCCAACGTCCTTTATAAGACAACTGGGTACTACTATCCCGCGGGGGAACGCTGTATCCGTTGGGATGACCCCTCACTCAAGATTGATTGGCCTTTAGAGGGTCTCGGCGTACCAAACATCTCTGCAAAGGATGCCACTGGCTCCTACATGTCACAAGCAGAGCTGCCACCGGCGTACTTGCCTAAATAG
- a CDS encoding glycosyltransferase family 4 protein, protein MSSSAYLPDLQHPLALHIGIKYGSGGEGRVFSELSKYMPSAGIDLIGVVGGPDDVSQFTQGKVVNFALDGAGMANRLMGARKVIGQILKQSRPDIVGSHFALYTAPALDLMKGLPKVTHFHGPWADESKQEGSSSGAAFAKAQVENYVYRNSDRVIVLSKAFAELVTDRYSVNPEVIRIVPGSVDIQRFSLADTRQDARLHLGLPTDRPILLSVRRLVQRMGLSNLIEAVAAISKVIPDVLLCIGGEGGLRSSLERQVREHNLTKYVRFLGYIDEASLPRLYRAADINVVPTLALEGFGLVAAEALAAGTPSMVTPIGGLPEVVASLSENLIFRSSSVEDLADGLIAGLLGKVKLPSQSNCESYARENYNSTLMAERTVAVYRELL, encoded by the coding sequence ATGTCATCATCCGCTTACCTTCCGGACCTGCAACATCCTCTAGCCCTCCACATTGGTATCAAGTATGGGAGCGGTGGAGAAGGCCGCGTTTTTTCCGAACTCTCAAAATACATGCCCTCTGCTGGCATTGACTTGATTGGGGTCGTAGGCGGACCTGATGATGTATCCCAATTCACACAAGGAAAAGTAGTCAACTTTGCGCTTGATGGCGCCGGTATGGCAAACCGCCTCATGGGGGCCCGCAAGGTGATAGGACAAATTCTGAAACAGTCCAGGCCCGATATTGTAGGATCGCATTTCGCTCTCTATACGGCACCAGCCTTGGATCTCATGAAGGGTTTACCAAAAGTCACTCATTTTCACGGTCCATGGGCAGATGAATCCAAACAGGAAGGCAGTAGCTCTGGGGCGGCATTTGCCAAGGCTCAGGTGGAAAATTATGTCTATCGTAATTCCGACCGGGTCATTGTTCTCTCCAAAGCGTTTGCTGAGCTTGTCACCGATAGGTATTCGGTGAACCCTGAGGTTATCCGTATTGTGCCTGGCTCGGTCGATATTCAACGTTTTAGTTTGGCAGACACCCGCCAAGATGCGCGGTTACATTTGGGTTTACCCACAGATCGTCCGATTTTGCTTTCAGTTCGACGTCTGGTTCAACGAATGGGATTATCCAACTTGATCGAGGCTGTGGCAGCGATCTCAAAGGTAATCCCAGATGTACTTCTCTGCATCGGAGGAGAGGGAGGCCTACGAAGCTCTTTAGAACGACAGGTGCGAGAGCATAACCTTACCAAGTACGTACGATTTCTTGGTTACATTGACGAGGCATCTTTGCCACGTTTATACCGCGCGGCAGACATAAATGTGGTCCCCACATTGGCCCTAGAAGGCTTTGGCTTGGTCGCTGCTGAAGCCTTGGCTGCCGGAACTCCTTCTATGGTCACTCCGATTGGTGGTCTTCCGGAGGTAGTGGCATCCCTTTCTGAGAACTTAATCTTCCGGTCTTCCTCTGTGGAGGATCTTGCAGACGGTCTCATTGCCGGGTTGCTGGGGAAAGTGAAACTTCCCAGCCAGTCCAATTGCGAATCGTATGCACGGGAGAATTATAATTCCACTCTTATGGCCGAGCGAACGGTTGCCGTTTATCGTGAGCTTTTATAA
- a CDS encoding glycosyltransferase WbsX family protein yields MKSPAARVIAFYLPQFHPIPENDEWWGPGFTEWTNVAKAKPMFRGHKQPRLPADLGFYDLRVPESREKQAELARNAGVESFCYWHYWWGHGKRILERPFEEVRDSGRPDFPFCLAWANQSWTGIWHGNPRSILMKQEYPGRADEELHFRWAQKAFEDPRYTCVDGKPMFVIFAPHDMPSTEAFCEHWRELAHKAGYPGLHLVAISNKYADGIDRYRNPILRPFDAVTQLVPQDYLETIGRTTKRRDLVRKWKELDFGGRLNHLKPTSWRRPTRIRYKDVVARALEDMPQEERFLPCVLPGWDNTPRSSHRGVIFEGETPELFRTLLQKAVQHVSVNSVEQRIVFLKAWNEWAEGNYVEPDVLHGHAYLDVIRSVVFPGVSQ; encoded by the coding sequence ATGAAGTCTCCTGCCGCCCGAGTGATCGCTTTCTACCTGCCACAGTTTCATCCTATTCCTGAGAATGATGAATGGTGGGGCCCGGGCTTCACGGAGTGGACTAACGTAGCGAAAGCGAAACCGATGTTCCGTGGTCATAAGCAGCCACGTCTACCGGCAGACCTTGGGTTTTACGATCTCCGGGTGCCAGAGTCTCGCGAAAAACAGGCGGAGTTGGCTCGCAATGCAGGCGTAGAATCTTTCTGCTATTGGCACTATTGGTGGGGTCACGGGAAACGCATTTTGGAACGTCCATTTGAAGAGGTGCGCGACAGTGGCAGACCCGATTTCCCTTTCTGTCTTGCCTGGGCAAATCAGTCCTGGACAGGAATTTGGCATGGAAACCCTCGATCAATTCTGATGAAGCAGGAGTACCCGGGACGTGCGGATGAGGAGCTTCATTTCCGGTGGGCGCAGAAAGCTTTTGAGGATCCTCGCTATACATGCGTTGATGGGAAGCCCATGTTCGTGATCTTTGCGCCACATGACATGCCTTCGACAGAGGCTTTTTGTGAACACTGGAGAGAGTTGGCCCATAAAGCCGGCTATCCCGGTCTTCATCTGGTCGCCATTTCTAATAAATATGCAGACGGTATAGACCGTTACCGGAACCCGATCCTCAGGCCATTTGACGCGGTCACTCAGTTGGTGCCCCAGGACTATCTGGAGACGATCGGGCGCACTACGAAGCGTCGTGATCTTGTACGCAAGTGGAAGGAACTGGACTTCGGGGGCAGGCTAAATCATCTGAAACCAACGTCTTGGCGGCGTCCAACCCGGATACGGTACAAGGATGTCGTTGCACGTGCGTTAGAGGATATGCCGCAGGAAGAACGTTTTCTTCCTTGCGTTCTGCCAGGTTGGGATAACACTCCGCGCTCTTCTCATAGAGGCGTGATTTTTGAGGGTGAAACTCCAGAACTGTTTAGAACATTGCTGCAAAAAGCGGTTCAACATGTCTCCGTTAACTCCGTAGAACAGCGGATTGTGTTCCTAAAAGCATGGAATGAATGGGCTGAAGGCAACTACGTTGAGCCGGACGTCCTGCACGGCCATGCCTACCTAGACGTGATCCGTTCCGTTGTTTTCCCTGGTGTTTCGCAGTAG
- a CDS encoding glycosyltransferase family 2 protein, whose product MPVYNSVATLKRALDSVQAQTFSDWELIVVDDASSDGTVKLAKQLYSSDNRFRFILKEVNTGPAESRNLGFDQARGEWIALLDADDSWLPNRLAELLSASSDSDLIADNLMTYDVSIRRETGPYYKDFSTPVLTLADYLIGWLGNTELDGGYLKPLLRTSFLRTHNLRYDCALRHGEDYLLYCKALCWGARFKLINSCNYIYTTPIGWYSKEKSVHTRTIPDPIALAKAMQHFRTEICDRLCARDKDLYDRKIAELYATENWWAFEGAWRAKNYFLCLYLLRYSAVRKGFWVVLLSKLNLYTPTRPR is encoded by the coding sequence GTGCCTGTTTATAACTCCGTGGCCACTTTGAAGCGCGCCTTAGATAGCGTGCAAGCTCAGACATTCAGTGATTGGGAATTGATCGTTGTAGACGATGCTTCATCAGACGGTACTGTGAAGCTTGCTAAGCAGCTGTACAGTTCTGACAACCGCTTCCGCTTCATCCTAAAAGAAGTAAATACTGGCCCAGCAGAGTCGCGTAATTTAGGCTTCGATCAAGCACGGGGTGAATGGATCGCTCTACTCGATGCTGACGATTCGTGGCTCCCTAATCGATTAGCTGAACTATTATCGGCTTCTTCTGATTCTGATCTGATAGCCGACAATTTAATGACCTATGACGTCTCCATCAGGAGGGAGACCGGGCCTTACTATAAGGACTTTTCCACTCCTGTTCTGACATTAGCAGACTACCTTATTGGCTGGTTAGGCAATACCGAGCTCGACGGAGGCTATCTAAAACCGCTGCTTAGAACAAGTTTTCTTCGCACACATAACCTTCGATACGACTGCGCACTTCGCCACGGAGAGGATTACCTCTTATATTGCAAGGCGTTATGTTGGGGAGCACGCTTTAAGCTTATTAATAGTTGCAATTATATCTACACTACGCCTATTGGTTGGTACAGCAAGGAAAAGTCCGTGCACACACGAACCATCCCGGATCCGATTGCCTTAGCGAAAGCAATGCAGCATTTCCGAACCGAGATCTGCGATAGGTTGTGTGCTAGAGATAAAGATTTGTACGACAGAAAAATTGCTGAACTGTACGCCACCGAAAATTGGTGGGCCTTCGAAGGTGCTTGGCGCGCAAAAAACTATTTTCTCTGTCTTTACCTGCTTCGCTACTCTGCTGTTCGCAAAGGCTTTTGGGTTGTCCTTCTTTCTAAGCTAAATCTCTACACGCCAACTCGACCACGCTAG
- a CDS encoding glycosyltransferase family 2 protein has translation MSPDHIDVLIPAYNAAKTITHSILSLQNQTFKDFSVHIVDDGSTDGTGELVKALMIDDPRIRLYSQANNGIVDALNNGLGYCRARYVARLDADDIAQPDRLATQLRFLNDNPDFVAVGSNTRHIDEAGLPTGSYSRLSMPIKGNPYSLPAKEPYIIHPTWLVRRSAVDRIGGYRHVPLAEDSDLLWRLSEIGQLHNLTEILTDYRVHENSLSSSSVVNGRVMAIGSQLAAFSARRRREHKNDIVFNSTTVNSLKIVPTLKAMTKSTEVVLGQDELVDFRACVAAKLLELSSYRPYELDEGDCRYIRDALAAMKQYRPTISQSEVRAHAISAAARLCRAGRWREGRLLLRPDDTMSFVIRLLGRMPVLSTARAFVLRKRRAHEMVK, from the coding sequence ATGTCACCCGATCACATCGATGTCCTCATTCCCGCGTACAATGCTGCCAAGACTATCACCCATTCAATCCTCTCGCTTCAAAACCAGACCTTCAAAGATTTCTCAGTGCACATTGTCGACGACGGCTCAACCGACGGCACCGGAGAGCTGGTGAAAGCATTGATGATTGATGATCCTAGGATCAGACTGTATTCGCAAGCCAATAACGGGATCGTGGATGCTCTTAATAACGGATTAGGCTATTGTAGGGCGCGGTATGTCGCTCGGCTTGATGCGGATGATATCGCTCAGCCAGATAGATTAGCTACACAACTCAGATTTCTAAACGATAATCCCGATTTTGTGGCAGTCGGATCGAATACCAGACATATTGATGAAGCAGGGCTTCCTACAGGTAGCTATAGCCGTCTGAGTATGCCTATTAAAGGTAATCCCTATTCGCTCCCCGCAAAAGAGCCGTATATAATACACCCGACTTGGCTTGTCAGGCGGAGCGCTGTCGATCGCATTGGCGGCTATCGTCATGTGCCGCTCGCGGAGGACAGTGACCTTTTATGGCGGTTGAGCGAGATCGGTCAACTGCATAACTTAACAGAGATATTGACTGATTATCGTGTTCATGAGAACAGCCTTTCGTCTTCGTCAGTTGTCAACGGGCGCGTTATGGCGATAGGTTCTCAACTCGCGGCATTTTCGGCAAGGAGGCGACGAGAACACAAGAATGACATAGTGTTCAACAGTACAACAGTCAATTCTCTAAAAATCGTTCCCACCCTGAAGGCGATGACGAAGAGCACTGAGGTGGTACTGGGGCAGGATGAGCTTGTCGATTTCCGTGCTTGTGTTGCCGCTAAGTTGCTTGAACTCTCCTCCTACAGACCCTACGAGTTAGACGAGGGCGATTGCAGGTATATTCGCGATGCTCTCGCGGCAATGAAGCAATACAGACCAACAATATCTCAGAGTGAGGTCAGGGCGCATGCTATCAGCGCAGCAGCCCGCCTCTGTCGTGCAGGCAGATGGAGAGAGGGTCGTCTACTACTTAGGCCCGACGATACGATGTCGTTCGTCATTCGACTCCTAGGTCGCATGCCCGTATTGAGTACAGCTAGAGCATTTGTCCTAAGGAAACGTAGAGCCCACGAGATGGTGAAATAA
- the rfbD gene encoding dTDP-4-dehydrorhamnose reductase, with protein MPGILITGSTGQVGGELVRLFRSQNPSLEVHAPDRSQLDLRDPASIRDVVRTLLPQWIINPAAYTAVDRAESDQEDAFAVNAEAPRILGEEAAVIGAPVLHFSTDYVFAGDAERPYEETDLAKPLGVYGLSKLAGERNLAASGAAHLIFRTSWVYGATGKNFLRTILRVARQQPQMRIVADQHGAPTAARDLAQMTATIVAQLEETAGAGDLAEAIRSIQGIYNATNSGDTTWFGFAEEALRLRRAAEPCISFAELIPIPTAEYPTPARRPASSRLSCVKLSRTFVIQMRPWQTALGEVLKEIS; from the coding sequence ATGCCCGGAATTCTGATTACAGGCAGCACCGGCCAAGTCGGCGGCGAACTCGTACGGCTCTTTCGTTCGCAGAATCCATCTCTTGAAGTTCACGCGCCTGACCGCTCGCAGCTCGACCTCCGCGACCCGGCTTCCATCCGCGACGTCGTCCGCACCCTGCTCCCGCAGTGGATCATCAATCCCGCTGCCTATACGGCGGTCGATCGCGCTGAATCCGATCAGGAAGATGCTTTCGCCGTCAATGCAGAGGCACCCCGCATTCTCGGCGAAGAGGCCGCGGTGATCGGCGCACCTGTCCTTCACTTCTCGACCGATTACGTCTTCGCAGGCGACGCGGAACGGCCCTACGAGGAGACTGACCTCGCGAAGCCCCTCGGCGTCTATGGCCTCTCAAAGCTAGCCGGCGAGCGCAACCTCGCAGCCAGCGGTGCCGCCCACCTCATCTTCCGCACCTCCTGGGTCTACGGCGCTACCGGCAAGAACTTCCTGCGCACCATCCTCCGCGTCGCCCGTCAGCAACCGCAGATGCGCATCGTCGCCGATCAGCATGGTGCACCTACCGCTGCCCGGGATCTGGCGCAGATGACCGCAACCATCGTCGCCCAACTCGAGGAGACGGCAGGTGCGGGTGACCTTGCGGAAGCCATCCGCTCGATCCAAGGCATCTACAATGCAACTAACTCTGGCGACACGACGTGGTTCGGCTTCGCGGAAGAGGCTCTCCGTCTCCGGCGCGCGGCCGAACCCTGCATTAGTTTCGCGGAACTGATCCCCATCCCCACAGCCGAGTACCCAACGCCCGCTCGACGCCCTGCGAGCAGCCGC
- the rfbB gene encoding dTDP-glucose 4,6-dehydratase: MKETDITSPFVKPSNQDQPVLITGGAGFIGANFVLDWFKQPNARPLINLDKLTYAGNFASLAPVQDNPAYHFVHGDILDGELVARLLREHHPSAILHFAAESHVDRSISGPEAFLKTNIDGTFVLLREAHTYFQTLTPEEQVTFRFLHVSTDEVYGTLTPDAPAFHEDTPYAPNSPYAASKAASDHLVRAWHHTYKLPTLVTNCSNNYGPLQFPEKLIPLMITQALTGKPLPVYGDGQQVRDWLYVGDHCSAIRAVLAGGRIGETYNVGGGNQRANLQVVNTLCDLLDELVPHSPYAPHKQLIRFVTDRPGHDRRYAIDARKIESELNWHATESFETGLRKTVAWYLANTAWTENVTSGAYKNWIQQNYSHRTESGEPQ; this comes from the coding sequence TTGAAGGAGACAGATATTACCAGCCCATTTGTAAAGCCCTCCAACCAAGACCAGCCGGTCCTCATTACCGGCGGAGCAGGCTTCATCGGAGCCAACTTCGTACTCGACTGGTTCAAACAGCCCAACGCCCGACCGCTGATCAACCTCGACAAGCTAACCTACGCCGGCAATTTCGCAAGCCTGGCCCCGGTTCAGGACAATCCCGCCTACCACTTCGTCCACGGCGACATCCTGGACGGCGAGCTCGTCGCACGCCTCCTCCGCGAGCACCATCCCTCCGCCATCCTCCATTTCGCCGCCGAGAGCCACGTCGATCGCTCTATCTCAGGCCCCGAAGCATTCCTTAAGACCAACATTGACGGCACCTTCGTCCTACTCCGCGAGGCTCACACTTACTTCCAGACCCTCACCCCCGAAGAGCAGGTCACCTTCCGCTTCCTCCACGTCTCGACCGACGAAGTCTACGGGACCCTCACCCCCGACGCACCCGCCTTCCACGAGGACACCCCCTACGCGCCCAACAGCCCGTATGCCGCCTCAAAAGCCGCCTCCGACCACCTCGTCCGCGCCTGGCACCACACCTACAAGCTCCCTACCCTCGTCACCAACTGCTCCAACAACTATGGGCCCCTCCAATTCCCTGAAAAGCTCATCCCGCTCATGATTACCCAAGCCCTCACCGGCAAGCCGCTGCCCGTCTACGGCGACGGCCAGCAGGTCCGCGACTGGCTGTACGTCGGCGATCACTGCTCCGCCATCCGCGCCGTCCTCGCTGGCGGCCGCATCGGCGAGACCTACAACGTCGGCGGCGGAAACCAGCGGGCTAACCTCCAGGTGGTCAACACCCTTTGCGACCTGCTCGACGAGCTCGTCCCCCACTCGCCCTACGCACCGCATAAACAGCTGATCCGCTTCGTCACCGATCGCCCCGGCCACGACCGCCGCTACGCCATCGACGCGCGCAAGATCGAATCCGAGCTAAACTGGCATGCCACCGAAAGCTTCGAAACCGGCCTGCGCAAGACCGTCGCCTGGTACCTCGCAAACACTGCCTGGACCGAAAACGTCACCAGCGGCGCATACAAAAACTGGATCCAGCAGAACTACTCGCACCGCACCGAGTCCGGAGAGCCCCAGTAA